Proteins encoded together in one Vigna angularis cultivar LongXiaoDou No.4 chromosome 5, ASM1680809v1, whole genome shotgun sequence window:
- the LOC108339426 gene encoding protein SENSITIVE TO PROTON RHIZOTOXICITY 2, producing the protein MMPKATSSSTDDFQASQMFPVNEYLASSSVELSSSSTSHSSTSLLCYLSLLKDKLGQLQNLVDVLVTPQHNLTPMAISTMNATLEEIIVAATSMRFTCQQMTLGSSSGTSIANELHRNQNQQQLDHGSVLSPHHPSNFGNNNRGMLSMSSINMSSYMIRGQSKFLSGIEGGALDWFGESYNNNNIGDCNIKDEEADRNIMGESDVIELDAADLLAKYSYFCQVCGKGFKRDANLRMHMRAHGEEYKTSAALSNPMKRRESLLGEGSSSKKYSCPQEGCRWNQKHAKFQPLKSMICAKNHYKRSHCPKMYVCNRCNQKQFSVLSDLRTHEKHCGDAKWQCSCGTTFSRKDKLMGHVALFVGHTPAVHGFSTFVR; encoded by the coding sequence ATGATGCCAAAGGCTACATCTTCCTCCACAGACGATTTTCAAGCATCTCAAATGTTTCCTGTGAATGAATATTTGGCTTCATCTTCTGTTGAACTAAGTTCTTCCTCAACTTCACACTCTTCTACCTCCCTCCTCTGCTATCTCTCTCTTCTGAAGGACAAGCTAGGTCAGCTGCAGAACCTGGTTGATGTTCTTGTCACCCCTCAACATAACCTAACTCCCATGGCAATCTCCACCATGAACGCAACACTCGAAGAAATCATAGTGGCAGCCACATCAATGAGATTTACCTGTCAGCAAATGACTCTTGGTTCCTCTTCAGGTACTAGTATTGCTAATGAATTGCACCGAAACCAGAACCAGCAACAACTTGATCATGGTAGCGTATTATCACCTCATCATCCATCAAACTTTGGCAACAACAATAGGGGTATGCTTAGTATGAGTAGCATTAACATGAGCTCTTATATGATTAGAGGGCAAAGTAAATTCCTATCTGGTATAGAAGGAGGGGCACTGGATTGGTTTGGTGAAAGCTACAACAATAACAATATTGGAGATTGTAACATTAAGGATGAAGAAGCCGACAGGAACATCATGGGAGAGAGTGATGTAATCGAATTGGATGCTGCTGATTTGTTGGCCAAGTACTCTTATTTTTGCCAAGTGTGTGGGAAAGGGTTCAAGCGTGATGCGAATTTGAGGATGCACATGAGGGCTCATGGGGAAGAGTACAAAACAAGTGCAGCCTTGAGCAACCCAATGAAAAGGAGGGAGAGTTTATTGGGTGAGGGAAGTTCCAGCAAGAAATATTCGTGCCCTCAAGAAGGGTGTAGGTGGAACCAGAAACATGCAAAGTTCCAGCCATTGAAGTCAATGATCTGTGCTAAAAACCATTACAAGAGGAGCCACTGCCCCAAGATGTACGTGTGCAATAGGTGCAACCAGAAGCAGTTTTCGGTGCTTTCTGATTTGAGGACACATGAGAAGCACTGTGGGGACGCCAAGTGGCAGTGCTCCTGTGGGACAACATTTTCTAGGAAAGACAAGCTTATGGGCCATGTTGCTTTGTTCGTGGGACACACCCCAGCTGTTCATGGCTTCTCGACATTTGTTCGATGA